From the Gramella sp. Hel_I_59 genome, one window contains:
- the wrbA gene encoding NAD(P)H:quinone oxidoreductase, translated as MKIAIIYYSATGTNHQMAKWASEAAKSNGDHDVRFRKLKETAPMEAIESNDAWKKHYQETKDVEVAKLDDLDWADAIIFSIPTRYGNLPSQLQAFFDTTGGLWSKGKLVNKVVSGMTSAQNPHGGQETTLLTLYKSMFHWGAIVAAPGYTSEELFKTGGNPYGFSSEGGVDNLDEQSKTSITHQVKRTISIAESIKSGMSNA; from the coding sequence ATGAAAATTGCTATAATTTATTACAGTGCAACCGGTACTAATCATCAAATGGCGAAGTGGGCATCTGAAGCCGCAAAGTCAAATGGAGATCATGATGTTCGATTCCGAAAATTAAAGGAAACTGCTCCAATGGAAGCTATTGAATCTAATGATGCGTGGAAAAAACATTATCAGGAAACCAAGGATGTTGAGGTTGCAAAGCTCGATGATCTTGATTGGGCAGATGCGATAATTTTTAGTATTCCTACCAGATATGGAAATTTACCTTCTCAACTTCAGGCATTTTTTGATACCACAGGAGGTTTATGGAGTAAAGGAAAATTAGTTAATAAAGTCGTTTCAGGTATGACCAGTGCACAAAATCCACACGGTGGTCAGGAAACTACGCTTCTTACACTATATAAAAGCATGTTTCATTGGGGAGCTATCGTTGCCGCTCCGGGTTATACCTCAGAAGAACTATTCAAAACTGGAGGAAATCCCTACGGTTTTAGTTCTGAAGGAGGAGTGGATAATCTTGACGAGCAATCAAAAACTTCTATAACGCATCAGGTAAAGCGTACTATCAGTATTGCTGAAAGTATTAAAAGCGGAATGAGTAATGCTTAA
- a CDS encoding response regulator: MIHRKLNILLVEDNENDIFLIKRQISKIVEEPVIETTDNLQDCKQLLLNFAPDVVLSDYNLPNCTGLDVLTTVQEFDDSIGFIFITGTINDEELAANTILNGASGYILKKNINNLGEKLEPLLKKLVINMTQKQELRSIIRQNKITVNKIYDYLDKMNSEDQAQKENISKIREAIGNFDTDRKDAE; encoded by the coding sequence ATGATCCACAGAAAACTTAACATACTGCTGGTTGAAGATAATGAGAATGATATTTTTCTCATTAAAAGACAAATTTCAAAGATCGTAGAGGAACCTGTGATCGAAACCACAGACAATCTACAGGATTGTAAACAATTACTTTTGAACTTCGCACCAGATGTAGTCCTTTCAGATTATAATCTACCTAATTGTACTGGTCTGGATGTACTAACTACCGTACAGGAATTTGACGATTCTATTGGATTTATCTTTATTACGGGCACAATTAACGACGAAGAATTAGCTGCAAATACTATTTTAAATGGAGCTTCAGGTTATATTCTCAAAAAGAATATCAATAATCTAGGTGAAAAACTGGAACCTCTCCTGAAGAAGTTAGTAATCAATATGACTCAGAAACAGGAGCTCAGAAGTATAATTCGCCAGAATAAAATTACGGTGAACAAGATCTATGATTACCTGGATAAAATGAATTCTGAAGATCAGGCTCAGAAAGAGAATATTAGTAAGATCAGGGAAGCCATTGGTAATTTTGATACAGATAGGAAAGATGCTGAATAA
- a CDS encoding ATP-binding protein, which produces MIEDNKYPVEVDLSSCEKEPIHIIGTTQSHGLLIASCIKTGQITQVGENAGPIIGIASEELLKHNISEILSSEVLENINESLQKDERLEVEETLVNGKKFIVIPHLSGDSLILDIEPIHQKKDSFDFQKELSGLLNTLSASENAQQLCQDAANLTRKLFEYDRVMVYKFDDEWNGKVIAEAKNEDLEAFLGLQYPASDIPKQARQLFFKNRVRIISDVNYAPVKIVPQISPVGGEPLDISKSKLRGVSPIHIEYLQNMGIGASLTAALISNGKLWGLLACHHREAKFVSYYERQTCEFLIQIFSNELSLKNSNTFLNKIGEIEKVAGRLMEQVLKQDSIKKGLATNELKLTDLIESSGAAVVIDGKIKLVGKTPSKKEVKTLIKKFLSKQQDNIFHTKNLLSLHPEAKAYKATGSGILSSRLGNDNKNYLIWFRPEVIQQIDWGGDPNNKAFYDSEKERLTPRKSFQKWTEDLSGVATSWNDYELSGARKLSKNVNYVILDHQKRNIDNLNEKLVTAHKELELFSQGLSHDLKAPLRGVDGYAHILKEDHFSSLNKEGRMAVDTILSSVQEMQDLIDNILSFAGVSNENISKQVVSTDNMVSDILKSFNLKSNYRTTSVSIDDSLPKMVGDRRMLVQVWSNLIANALKYSERSSSPAIEIGYDLDGNTTVYYIKDNGIGFDPKYKEQIFNLFSRHSGDNYQGTGIGLAIVNKIIEKHNGKIWAESEPGKGSTFYFHV; this is translated from the coding sequence ATGATAGAGGATAATAAGTACCCGGTAGAAGTAGACCTAAGTAGTTGTGAGAAGGAGCCTATTCATATTATAGGAACCACGCAATCACATGGTTTATTGATCGCCTCGTGTATTAAAACCGGGCAAATTACCCAGGTTGGAGAGAATGCCGGTCCTATTATTGGAATTGCTTCTGAAGAATTACTGAAACATAATATTTCGGAGATTTTGTCTTCAGAAGTACTTGAAAATATTAATGAATCGCTGCAGAAGGATGAGAGACTTGAAGTCGAAGAAACTCTTGTGAATGGTAAGAAATTTATAGTTATTCCCCATTTAAGCGGTGATTCCTTAATTCTGGATATTGAACCTATACATCAAAAGAAAGATTCTTTTGATTTTCAGAAGGAGTTATCTGGATTACTAAATACCTTATCTGCAAGTGAAAATGCTCAACAGCTTTGTCAGGATGCAGCTAATCTTACCCGTAAATTATTCGAATATGACCGCGTGATGGTTTATAAATTCGATGACGAGTGGAATGGAAAGGTGATCGCAGAAGCAAAGAATGAAGATCTGGAAGCCTTTCTGGGACTGCAGTATCCAGCGAGTGATATTCCAAAGCAGGCGAGACAATTATTCTTTAAGAACAGGGTACGTATCATTTCTGACGTTAATTATGCTCCAGTAAAAATAGTTCCTCAAATTTCACCAGTAGGTGGGGAACCTCTGGATATCTCAAAATCTAAACTAAGGGGAGTATCTCCAATCCATATTGAATATCTTCAAAATATGGGCATTGGCGCGAGTTTGACCGCTGCCTTGATCAGTAATGGGAAATTATGGGGTCTCTTAGCCTGCCATCATCGGGAAGCTAAATTTGTGAGTTACTACGAGCGGCAAACCTGTGAATTTCTAATCCAGATATTTTCGAATGAACTTTCACTCAAGAATTCGAATACTTTTTTAAATAAAATAGGAGAGATAGAAAAGGTCGCAGGACGACTGATGGAACAGGTCTTGAAACAGGATTCCATCAAAAAGGGACTCGCAACCAATGAACTTAAGCTTACAGATCTTATTGAATCTTCTGGAGCTGCAGTCGTGATAGATGGTAAGATCAAGCTTGTTGGAAAGACACCATCCAAAAAAGAAGTGAAAACGCTCATCAAAAAGTTTTTGAGTAAACAACAGGATAATATATTCCATACTAAGAATTTATTAAGCTTGCATCCGGAAGCTAAAGCTTACAAAGCAACTGGTTCGGGTATTTTAAGTTCGCGACTGGGAAATGACAATAAGAACTATTTGATCTGGTTTCGTCCAGAAGTAATTCAGCAAATTGACTGGGGTGGTGATCCCAATAACAAGGCATTCTACGATTCAGAAAAAGAGCGGCTGACTCCGCGTAAATCTTTTCAGAAGTGGACCGAGGATTTGAGCGGTGTAGCAACTTCCTGGAATGATTATGAATTGAGCGGAGCCAGAAAACTCAGCAAAAACGTTAATTACGTCATTCTTGATCATCAAAAACGTAACATAGATAATCTTAATGAGAAGCTGGTAACTGCTCATAAGGAACTGGAACTCTTCAGTCAGGGTCTCTCTCATGATCTAAAAGCACCTCTTCGTGGTGTGGATGGCTATGCTCATATTCTAAAGGAAGATCACTTCAGCAGCCTGAATAAAGAGGGGAGAATGGCAGTTGACACGATCCTATCTTCGGTTCAGGAGATGCAGGATCTAATAGATAATATTCTTTCTTTTGCGGGGGTTTCAAATGAAAATATCAGCAAACAAGTCGTCTCCACAGATAACATGGTGAGCGATATCTTGAAATCCTTCAATTTAAAATCAAACTATAGAACTACGTCTGTTAGTATCGATGATTCTCTACCAAAAATGGTGGGTGACAGAAGGATGCTTGTTCAGGTTTGGTCAAATCTTATTGCCAATGCGTTAAAATACAGTGAAAGAAGTTCCAGTCCAGCAATTGAAATTGGATATGATTTGGATGGTAATACAACCGTATATTATATTAAGGATAACGGGATTGGTTTTGATCCAAAATATAAAGAGCAGATCTTCAATCTTTTTTCAAGACATTCGGGAGATAATTACCAGGGAACAGGAATTGGATTGGCGATCGTGAATAAAATTATCGAAAAACATAATGGTAAGATATGGGCAGAGAGCGAACCTGGTAAGGGTTCAACCTTCTACTTTCATGTTTAA
- a CDS encoding CheR family methyltransferase, with translation MESTGERSSVTSEINTEKEQTRIIAVGASAGGLEALKAFFGNIDASDVNAYVVIQHLSPDYKSMMGELLKKNTKLPIVQIENEMQVKPGHVHLIPPVNNLKLDGDRLILLDKPKNQTLNLPIDLFFESLASQRGDKAIGVILSGTGSDGTRGVRALKENDGMVMVQEPEEAKFDGMPISAINTGLVDYVLSVDDMGHELKRFITTPPIFHSEEGDASFDETELNKILNYVDEKSGLDFREYKYATLARRIARRVNICNCNNLNGYFDYLQKNDEEVEILYREFLIGVTKFFRDEEVWNILKDKVFPELIKSKNNGDVLKIWGVGCSTGEEAYSFAMCLHEEMQKQGKNIEIKIFATDISQAHLDIGSKGIYPESIVADIPKEFLLKYFLSNSEGYQVTDKLRRSVIFSRHNIIKNPPFSNMDMVVCRNLLIYFQNSIQKKAMNMLHYALKKNGILVLGTSENPHTLKDHFSEISRKWKIFRNKKITKRINNGIRHAAQTNKDNSKILEQNAKRERKNRRSQVNPIRQKLQQELNDAILGQFGGAAVFVDTDYNILQAVGEFRKYAALPVSGFSINLLDMLDSSLKYIIQSTFNKALETGEVSLYKDVIIEKEDKKIGVDVLIKPLKEYSLEDEVNYVITFIEKEIDFSKIQEVEKVSPSNQTKEYVSNLENELKRTREDLQTSLEEIETSNEELQAANEELLASNEELQSTNEELQSVNEEINTVNAENVQKMDDLAALNADMNNLLKSTDIGVIFLDSQFNIRKFTPAIKKHFSLLNGDIGRPIDNFTNSFGLTRRRSFIDRCKKVLESGKVLEKHIVSREGRNYLQRISPYLNSENERDGVVITFIDIETIQKSKEKLAASEKRFRSFYEDDPVLHLSVDPKSSEIVQCNRKAVQRLGYKQKEEVVGRSIHEFFDKDAKISSTKLKTNIKKSGEINNIEQNMITKNGDILPVILNATAEKDEAENLKTIRYTCVDISALKKAEAKLQEQKSDLERANRDLEQFVSICSHDLQEPLATIKFGSDVLGKMYAKHLDEKGENYIKYIKNASDRLSGQIKALLEHSRIGKNGAKELVNVKEVVEIVKYDLGKSIRDTNAKINVGSMPQIMGYEVELRLLFQNLISNAIKYVPKERNPEIRISSYRENEYWVFSIMDNGVGISKEDQKNIFTIFNRVPGNEDMEGTGVGLAHVEKIVLLHEGTIWVDSQEGVGSTFYFKLKA, from the coding sequence ATGGAAAGTACAGGAGAACGCTCAAGTGTGACATCTGAAATAAATACCGAAAAGGAACAAACTCGTATTATTGCCGTTGGGGCAAGTGCAGGCGGGCTGGAAGCTTTAAAAGCTTTTTTTGGAAATATAGATGCAAGTGATGTAAACGCTTATGTGGTAATTCAACATTTGTCCCCAGATTACAAAAGTATGATGGGTGAATTATTGAAAAAGAACACAAAATTACCAATTGTCCAGATCGAAAATGAAATGCAGGTTAAGCCTGGACATGTGCACCTGATCCCGCCGGTGAACAACCTCAAGCTTGATGGTGACAGGTTGATACTTCTAGACAAACCTAAAAACCAGACGCTTAATCTACCTATCGATTTGTTTTTTGAATCCTTGGCATCTCAAAGAGGAGACAAAGCGATTGGAGTGATCCTGAGCGGTACCGGAAGTGATGGAACCCGTGGAGTTCGCGCTCTCAAAGAGAATGATGGGATGGTCATGGTTCAGGAGCCAGAGGAAGCTAAGTTCGATGGGATGCCTATTAGTGCAATTAACACAGGCCTGGTAGATTATGTGCTTTCCGTAGATGATATGGGGCATGAGCTTAAAAGATTTATTACAACTCCTCCAATATTCCATTCCGAAGAAGGGGATGCAAGTTTCGATGAAACAGAATTAAATAAGATCCTGAATTATGTTGACGAGAAATCAGGTCTTGATTTCAGGGAATATAAATATGCTACACTGGCGAGAAGAATCGCGAGAAGAGTAAACATTTGTAATTGCAATAATCTTAACGGTTATTTTGATTACTTACAAAAGAACGATGAAGAGGTTGAAATCCTTTACAGGGAGTTTTTGATTGGTGTCACTAAGTTTTTTCGAGATGAAGAAGTTTGGAATATCCTTAAAGATAAAGTCTTTCCAGAGTTGATAAAGAGTAAAAACAATGGAGATGTTTTAAAGATCTGGGGTGTTGGTTGTAGTACGGGTGAAGAAGCATATTCTTTTGCCATGTGCTTGCACGAGGAAATGCAGAAGCAGGGAAAAAATATTGAAATTAAAATCTTTGCTACAGACATTTCACAGGCTCACCTGGATATTGGTAGTAAAGGGATTTATCCTGAAAGCATCGTTGCTGACATACCAAAAGAATTTTTACTCAAGTATTTCTTAAGTAATTCTGAAGGCTATCAGGTTACCGATAAATTGAGAAGATCAGTAATTTTCTCCAGACATAATATTATTAAAAATCCACCTTTCAGTAATATGGATATGGTGGTGTGCCGAAACCTTCTCATCTATTTTCAGAATAGTATTCAGAAAAAAGCAATGAACATGCTTCATTATGCTTTAAAGAAAAATGGTATTCTGGTGCTGGGTACAAGTGAAAATCCGCACACACTTAAAGATCACTTTTCTGAAATTAGCAGAAAGTGGAAAATTTTCAGAAATAAGAAGATTACTAAACGAATCAATAATGGCATTAGACATGCCGCGCAAACAAATAAGGATAATTCCAAGATTCTGGAACAGAACGCGAAGCGGGAACGAAAAAATCGCCGATCTCAGGTGAACCCGATCCGTCAAAAGCTACAGCAGGAATTAAATGACGCAATTCTTGGTCAGTTTGGCGGTGCTGCAGTTTTTGTAGATACCGATTATAACATTCTGCAGGCAGTTGGTGAATTTAGGAAGTATGCTGCATTACCGGTTAGCGGATTTTCTATCAACTTGCTGGATATGCTAGATTCCAGCTTGAAATATATCATACAGTCCACTTTTAATAAGGCACTCGAAACCGGTGAGGTATCGCTGTATAAAGATGTGATCATCGAAAAGGAGGACAAGAAAATTGGAGTTGATGTTCTTATAAAACCTTTGAAGGAGTATTCTCTGGAGGATGAGGTTAATTATGTGATCACTTTCATCGAAAAGGAAATTGATTTCTCGAAGATACAGGAAGTTGAAAAGGTTAGTCCATCTAATCAAACCAAGGAGTACGTTAGCAACCTTGAAAATGAGCTAAAGCGCACCCGGGAAGATCTCCAGACTTCGCTGGAAGAGATAGAAACCAGCAATGAAGAGCTTCAGGCGGCGAATGAGGAATTATTGGCTTCCAATGAAGAACTTCAAAGTACCAATGAAGAGCTACAGAGTGTTAATGAGGAAATAAACACTGTTAATGCAGAAAATGTCCAGAAAATGGATGATTTGGCAGCATTAAACGCAGATATGAACAATCTTTTGAAGAGTACTGATATTGGTGTGATCTTTCTGGATTCGCAATTTAATATTAGGAAATTCACTCCGGCCATTAAAAAGCACTTTAGTTTGCTAAATGGGGATATTGGAAGGCCAATTGATAACTTCACTAATAGTTTTGGGCTTACACGAAGACGAAGCTTTATTGATCGTTGCAAAAAAGTGCTGGAAAGTGGAAAGGTTCTTGAAAAACATATAGTTTCGAGAGAAGGGCGTAATTACCTGCAACGTATTTCTCCATATCTAAATTCTGAAAATGAGAGAGATGGCGTGGTTATTACCTTTATAGATATTGAAACCATTCAGAAGTCTAAAGAGAAACTGGCAGCCAGCGAAAAACGTTTTAGATCATTCTACGAAGATGATCCTGTGCTGCATCTTAGCGTAGATCCGAAATCTTCAGAGATAGTTCAATGCAACCGTAAAGCTGTTCAAAGACTTGGTTATAAACAGAAAGAAGAAGTAGTAGGTAGATCTATTCATGAATTTTTTGATAAGGATGCTAAAATATCCTCTACGAAGCTAAAGACAAATATTAAAAAGTCTGGGGAGATCAATAATATCGAACAGAATATGATCACTAAGAATGGTGACATTTTACCTGTGATATTAAATGCAACTGCTGAAAAAGATGAGGCAGAGAACCTTAAAACCATTCGCTACACCTGCGTGGATATTTCAGCCTTGAAAAAGGCGGAAGCTAAACTTCAGGAGCAAAAAAGTGATCTGGAAAGAGCGAATAGAGATCTCGAGCAATTCGTATCCATTTGTTCCCACGATTTACAGGAGCCTTTAGCAACTATCAAATTTGGTAGTGATGTATTGGGGAAAATGTATGCCAAGCATTTGGATGAAAAAGGGGAGAACTATATCAAGTATATCAAGAATGCTTCAGATCGACTATCCGGACAGATCAAGGCGCTATTAGAACATTCCAGAATTGGAAAGAACGGAGCAAAAGAACTGGTCAACGTGAAAGAGGTCGTGGAAATAGTGAAATATGATCTTGGAAAAAGTATTCGAGATACCAACGCTAAAATTAACGTAGGTTCCATGCCGCAAATTATGGGGTATGAGGTAGAACTAAGATTACTGTTCCAGAATCTTATTAGCAACGCCATCAAATACGTGCCTAAAGAGCGCAATCCAGAGATAAGAATTTCCTCTTATCGCGAAAACGAATACTGGGTATTTTCCATTATGGACAATGGTGTGGGTATTTCAAAAGAAGACCAGAAGAACATTTTCACCATTTTCAACCGCGTGCCTGGAAATGAGGACATGGAAGGTACGGGAGTTGGACTTGCACACGTAGAAAAGATCGTACTGCTCCATGAAGGAACGATCTGGGTAGACTCTCAGGAAGGAGTAGGAAGTACATTTTATTTTAAATTGAAGGCTTAG
- the ggt gene encoding gamma-glutamyltransferase: protein MYKIKLLLLVFLSVQQLDLQAQSGRIPVEAENGMVASSHYLASEAGVEILKKGGNAIDASIATAFTLAVTLPSAGNIGGGGFLLYKPNANKATGFNFREKAPQKATKTMFLGEDGKVKDNSNHETTLSAGVPGTVAGLFQAHSSYGTMDWASLVQPAIELAQNGFTVYPDLARFSEWVYENKAEYASTAAVLLNNNGEAYQTGDTIIQKDLAESLIRIRDHGADGFYRGKTAQLIHDFMKKTNGIITKKDLEDYVSEEVEPLVGTYRGNEIIGMPPPSSGGTAIIEMLNILENYNLQGHGLNSAQSIHYISEAMRLAFADRAQFLGDPQFNPEMPLDSLLSKSHARNLRSGIKEKRASVSDSANFNKKHLQYESEETTHISVVDKEGNAVSLTYTLEHSYGNRIVVEGAGFLLNNEMGDFNAIPGLTNSEGRIGTEPNQIAPGKRMLSSMSPTIVSKNDKAYIVIGSPGGRTIINTVLQVILNVVDYDLDIAKAIESPKFHHQWLPDMITFEEWGFSQDTIEILKTYGHETGTRSSQGRAMGIIIDPETGVYQGSADSRSYTGKAMGY from the coding sequence ATGTATAAGATAAAATTACTTCTACTTGTATTTCTCTCAGTTCAACAACTTGATCTGCAGGCACAATCGGGAAGGATTCCCGTGGAAGCCGAAAACGGGATGGTAGCAAGTTCTCATTATCTGGCTTCAGAAGCAGGTGTGGAAATACTCAAAAAAGGAGGAAATGCTATCGATGCTTCTATAGCAACTGCTTTTACATTAGCGGTGACTTTGCCTTCTGCTGGTAATATTGGTGGCGGAGGATTTTTACTTTATAAACCGAATGCAAATAAGGCAACCGGATTCAACTTTAGAGAAAAGGCTCCCCAAAAAGCTACAAAAACCATGTTCCTGGGAGAAGATGGTAAAGTCAAAGATAACTCGAATCATGAAACGACATTGTCTGCAGGTGTTCCGGGGACCGTTGCTGGATTATTTCAGGCACATTCCAGCTATGGAACAATGGATTGGGCTAGCCTTGTTCAACCTGCGATCGAACTTGCCCAGAATGGATTCACGGTATATCCCGATCTAGCCAGGTTTTCTGAATGGGTTTACGAGAACAAAGCAGAATATGCTAGTACAGCTGCAGTTCTCCTGAATAACAATGGAGAAGCTTACCAAACGGGCGATACCATTATTCAGAAAGATCTAGCTGAATCTCTTATTAGAATCCGTGATCATGGAGCTGATGGTTTTTATAGGGGTAAAACTGCCCAGCTAATTCATGATTTTATGAAGAAGACTAATGGTATAATTACCAAAAAAGATCTGGAAGATTATGTGTCAGAAGAAGTAGAACCACTCGTTGGAACTTATCGCGGAAATGAAATTATCGGGATGCCTCCTCCAAGTTCTGGTGGAACTGCGATCATAGAAATGCTAAACATTCTTGAGAATTATAATCTTCAGGGACACGGTCTTAACAGCGCTCAGAGTATTCATTATATTAGTGAAGCAATGCGACTAGCTTTTGCGGACAGAGCGCAATTTCTCGGAGATCCGCAATTTAATCCGGAAATGCCATTGGATTCACTTTTATCGAAATCACATGCTCGTAACTTACGTTCAGGAATTAAAGAAAAGAGAGCTTCCGTAAGTGATTCTGCGAATTTCAATAAGAAACATCTTCAGTATGAAAGTGAAGAAACTACGCATATCTCGGTTGTTGATAAAGAAGGAAATGCTGTTTCACTAACTTATACTTTGGAACATTCCTATGGAAATAGGATCGTGGTAGAAGGCGCAGGTTTTCTTCTGAATAACGAAATGGGAGATTTTAATGCGATTCCCGGCTTAACAAATTCAGAAGGTAGAATTGGAACAGAGCCTAATCAAATCGCTCCCGGAAAACGAATGCTTTCCAGTATGAGCCCCACCATCGTATCGAAAAATGATAAAGCTTATATTGTTATTGGTTCACCAGGTGGCCGAACTATTATCAATACTGTTCTACAAGTGATTTTAAACGTTGTAGATTATGATCTGGATATTGCAAAAGCTATCGAATCACCAAAATTTCATCATCAATGGTTGCCTGATATGATCACTTTTGAAGAATGGGGTTTTTCACAAGATACGATAGAGATCTTAAAAACCTACGGACATGAAACAGGAACGCGATCTTCACAAGGTAGAGCTATGGGAATTATTATAGATCCTGAAACTGGTGTTTATCAGGGTTCTGCCGATTCCAGAAGCTATACGGGTAAAGCGATGGGATATTAG
- a CDS encoding biliverdin-producing heme oxygenase — protein sequence MLNKLREATKAQHEALEGQNLANKIMDHSITEEEYKLLLLQNFAAYAATEESIAQYLNDYTSTKTDAIRLDLASLGIDKAETSLEFHCDNEAEAVGAAYVVEGSAMGGLMIGKELKNCPHLEHLPDQQFFSGKRDQIKSWNEFLKFLRNKDFSEDQKEIAARKAQQTFDLFEEAFKIELIKL from the coding sequence ATGCTGAATAAATTACGGGAAGCAACCAAAGCCCAACACGAGGCGTTGGAAGGTCAAAATCTTGCTAACAAGATCATGGATCACAGTATTACTGAAGAAGAGTATAAATTGCTCCTGCTCCAGAATTTTGCTGCTTATGCTGCTACGGAAGAGAGCATCGCTCAATATCTAAATGATTATACTTCCACTAAAACTGATGCGATTAGACTCGACCTTGCGAGCCTTGGAATTGATAAGGCTGAAACTTCTCTTGAATTTCATTGTGATAATGAAGCAGAAGCTGTAGGTGCAGCGTATGTTGTAGAAGGTTCTGCGATGGGAGGTTTGATGATAGGGAAGGAACTGAAGAATTGTCCTCATCTTGAACATTTGCCGGATCAACAATTTTTCAGTGGAAAAAGAGACCAGATCAAAAGCTGGAATGAATTTCTAAAGTTTCTTCGGAATAAGGACTTTTCAGAAGATCAAAAAGAAATTGCGGCCAGAAAGGCTCAACAAACTTTTGATTTGTTTGAAGAAGCATTCAAAATTGAATTAATAAAATTATAA
- a CDS encoding pseudouridine synthase, protein MTSDYHRHFKIYKPYGYLSQFITNQRKGGKHKLLGELGDFPEGTMSIGRLDKDSEGLLLLTTNGKLSTKVTAGDSEKEYYVQVDGEISEEAIAKLRNGVEIGIQGSNYQTKECKVFKLETVPEFPKRSKPIRDERHGPTSWISITLTEGKFRQVKKMTAAVGFATLRLVRVRIANEKLGNLDSGEVREIERVSF, encoded by the coding sequence ATGACTTCAGATTATCACAGACATTTTAAGATCTATAAACCATACGGTTATTTGAGTCAGTTTATAACCAACCAGAGAAAGGGAGGAAAACATAAACTTCTGGGAGAGCTTGGTGATTTTCCTGAGGGCACCATGTCTATTGGAAGATTAGATAAAGATTCTGAAGGACTATTATTATTGACGACAAATGGTAAGCTTAGCACCAAGGTTACAGCCGGTGATAGTGAAAAGGAATACTATGTACAGGTTGATGGTGAAATTTCAGAAGAAGCCATTGCAAAACTTCGCAATGGTGTTGAGATAGGTATACAGGGTAGTAACTATCAAACTAAGGAATGCAAGGTTTTCAAATTGGAGACAGTACCAGAATTTCCAAAAAGAAGCAAACCAATACGGGACGAACGTCATGGGCCTACAAGCTGGATAAGTATTACCCTTACCGAAGGCAAGTTCAGACAGGTAAAGAAAATGACCGCGGCAGTTGGCTTTGCCACCTTAAGACTGGTACGGGTGCGTATCGCTAATGAAAAACTCGGTAATTTAGATAGTGGTGAAGTACGAGAAATAGAACGCGTTAGTTTCTAA